Part of the Nicotiana tabacum cultivar K326 chromosome 20, ASM71507v2, whole genome shotgun sequence genome, AAAAGTTGATGGAGGCTCTTTTAAAATTTGAAGGTTATTTATATGGATGAGCCCAGCACAGGACTTGATCCTGCTTCAAGGAAAATGCTGTGGGATGTTGTGAAGTGTGCAAAACAAGATCGAGCAATCATTCTTACCGGTACTCCACTTCACTTCACTCTTTGTTATAAACAATTAGTATCAGTTTTCCTTTGTTACATTAATGGTAACTTGAATGATTGCTCGACGTCATAGCCTTGATGTCATATCATTCTATTTCTCTCAGCACACTCCATGGACGAGGCTGAATATCTTTGTGATAGGATAGGTATCTTTGTTGATGGAAACTTCCAGTGCTTGGGAACTATAGATGAGGTAATGCCTATTTTCTTAAACTCACAATTAAAATACTTGCAACATGACCATCACATAacagaaggggagccttggcgtaattggtaaagttgttgccatgtgatcacgagatcacgggttcaagccgtagAAACAGTCTCTTGTAGAAATGCGGGGTAAGgatgcgtacaatagacccttgtggtccggcccttccctggaccccgcgcatagcgggagcttagtgcatcgggctgccctttATGACCATCACATAAAAGCTTGGATTGGATTTCTTTGATTTGTTCATGCGAATGACAGCTAAAGGCTAGGTACGGAGGATCGTACATGTTCACCATGACAACCTCACCAGAACATGAAAGAGATGTGGAGGTGTTAGTGAAACATCTATCTCCACATGCTAAGAAGACTTACCATTTGTATGGAACCCAGAAATTTGAGCTGCCAAAAGACGAGGCTAAAATTTTTGATGTATTTCTAACAGTTAAACTTGCAAAGCAGAAGTTTACTGTCCAATCTTGGGGTTTGGCTGACACATCTTTGGAGGATGTCTTCATTAAGGTGGCAACTGAGGCACAATGATTTTCTACTTATGTTGCTTTGTCTTACATGTAATTTTCAAGTATTCCTGTGAAGTCATCAAAATAGAAAAACCTCAGTTTAATGTATTAAGATTAACGGGCTTATTTTGTTTAGAAACCAAAGGTAGTGTATTTTCTGATACCAATTACTCTATTTTTTTTCAGTTTAGGCAACATATtatttcattttgtaaaacataACCAAATCCAGAAAATGGGGCTTTTCTGCAATGTTGCTCCCCCTTCATCCATTTTGTTTAAATCTGCCCTAATATTTATTCATAATCCTTTTTTATAAACCAAATTTTCCAAAGCTAAATCCGAATACTTggtttcaaaaaaataaaagaaccaAAACTAGTAGTTAACCATCTTAAAATTAGTCCTAAATCAACATTGAATTTCAATCCAAGTCACCTCTGGATAGAAAGAAATGAAATAAGATAACTTTTTTTAGCATTTCGCTAGTTACCTTTGGAGCATACACAAATATGAGTTACTATTTGAACATAACACCACATGAATATTGTACATTCTTTAGCATTGTTTTCACATATCAATCTAGGGACCTAATAATAATTAGAAGAGCCAAAGTTGATCAAGAAAAAGATGCGAACAACTTATTTTAGATCATAATGTACAATTGATCCCAAAAGAATCACAAAACCATTTAAAACAAAAACGGATGAAACTCGTTTTATCTTTAGTTTGATTTGGTTTATATATTAATCTAGCAGGCTTGAATAACTCAAacacaaacataccaacaagaaAACTATCCAAATAGGAGCAATGGCGTATTAACACTTGGGCCTTGATTGAAATCTGTAGCACACGAGTCTTCTTGTTCAATGAATATTCTATGTTGTTGATGTTTTCTTGAAATCGATCTTGTCAACTTTAACTTCTCCATCAATGAGTTCATAAACATAGACCACAACACGCAGGCCATCAATGTCCATGAGAACAAAGCTGGGGTTGACGTCATAAGTGATGCTGCGGTAGGCACCAGTGGCAGATCCTGGATTTATAACCACCCCTGCTTCGTGTTTGTATGCTGTGAACTGATGGGTGTGGCCAGTCACAAGTATGTCGACATCCAATTGCCTCTGGAGCATGGCTAGAGAGTCTAAGTCCTCCCACGGAACAACCTTCAGGACAAGAAACAAGAGGAGAGACTATTACCACCAAGGAAACGTATTTCTATCTTACAGGTGCAGCAAAATTAATTCTCCTCAGGGACAATATTCAATAAGTTCATTCATTCTCTTACAATACATAACATGCTTAGAAAAAGTTCCAAGGTCTTatcaaattgggtgattcaatATCGGCACCTGTATATATAATGGTATATATGCCAGAAGGTGCATATAAAACACACACATAGTGCATGTTGACACATAGTAAAGATGACAAACATCATATGATTGAGCAAAGAGTACTTAGGTGT contains:
- the LOC107826883 gene encoding vacuolar protein sorting-associated protein 29-like; this encodes MHCLNNEIHDYLKTLCPDLHISRGEYDEETRYPETKTLTIGQFKLGLCHGHQVVPWEDLDSLAMLQRQLDVDILVTGHTHQFTAYKHEAGVVINPGSATGAYRSITYDVNPSFVLMDIDGLRVVVYVYELIDGEVKVDKIDFKKTSTT